Proteins encoded by one window of Polyodon spathula isolate WHYD16114869_AA chromosome 16, ASM1765450v1, whole genome shotgun sequence:
- the masp2 gene encoding mannan-binding lectin serine protease 2 translates to MMRLMVIAVSVLHLAFSIDLKASHGSFSTPGFPNPYPNNIKQIWNITVPVGNRIKLYFTHFNLELSYLCEYDYLQIITGGNETARFCGENGVDTEDAPGVTTIYSTDNTMTVVFRSDYSNEKRFTGFAAFFAAEDIDECAITEDGEPICDHNCHNYMGGYYCTCRMGYSLHSNQRICTVNCSGQVFTERSGELMSPEFPSPYPKLSSCDYHIKVEEGFSIVLEFVHSFDVETHPDVKCPYDVLKIKTQKKEYEPLCGTSLPSKMETGSYEVDVTFKTDSSGTNTGWKIKYTTTAMPCPDPVAPPHGKISPSNTRFIFKDHFRLTCEIGYELLQGKLGLSSYKAVCKKDGTWDKPMATCSLVDCTRPDSIFNGTVDFTTSTYQSVARYRCNGPFYVMKGNGDGKYTCAHDGYWRDSKGSNALPECEPSCGTPTVRTLGRIIGGQQALEKQLPWQVLLEVGGDFKGGATLLYDNWVLTAAHVLHNHGDTANVRVKMGVIHRGDSNAVLAASEKIFIHKDYKDDNINFDNDIALIKLEHRVPISEKIMPVCLPGKEDRFVVKPEEYGIVSGWGVTRASGLGRGSLSLKYVDLPVVDFETCKAAYEGKVSDNGQPLIITDNMICAGFKTGKKDACSGDSGGPFVFYDQEGSNWFLGGIVSWGLECAKAGQYGLYTKVTNYLPWIEDIISKNR, encoded by the exons ATGATGAG gtTGATGGTAATTGCAGTCAGCGTGCTGCATTTAGCTTTCAGTATTGACCTAAAAGCCTCCCATGGAAGTTTTTCCACGCCTGGATTTCCAAACCCCTACCCCAACAATATCAAGCAAATCTGGAACATTACAGTCCCGGTGGGGAACAGGATTAAGCTTTACTTCACACACTTCAATCTAGAACTTTCTTACCTGTGCGAATATGACTACCTTCAG ATTATTACAGGAGGGAACGAGACGGCACGGTTTTGTGGAGAGAATGGTGTAGACACTGAGGATGCACCCGGGGTTACTACAATCTACTCAACAGACAACACCATGACAGTCGTTTTCAGATCTGACTATTCCAATGAGAAGAGGTTTACCGGCTTTGCAGCTTTCTTTGCAGCTGAAG ATATTGATGAATGTGCAATTACAGAGGATGGAGAGCCTATCTGTGACCATAATTGCCACAATTACATGGGGGGCTATTACTGCACCTGCAGAATGGGGTACTCTCTCCATTCCAACCAGAGGATATGCACAG TCAACTGCAGTGGACAGGTATTCACCGAACGATCAGGAGAGCTGATGAGTCCAGAGTTCCCTTCACCCTACCCCAAGCTCTCCAGCTGTGACTACCACATCAAGGTGGAGGAGGGCTTCAGCATCGTACTGGAGTTCGTGCATTCCTTTGATGTAGAAACGCATCCAGACGTAAAATGTCCTTACGACGTTTTGAAG attaaaacacagaaaaaagagTATGAGCCGTTGTGTGGAACATCGCTGCCGTCGAAAATGGAGACGGGAAGCTATGAGGTGGATGTTACTTTTAAAACAGACTCCTCAGGGACCAATACTGGATGGAAAATCAAGTACACGACCACAG CGATGCCTTGTCCTGATCCTGTAGCGCCTCCCCATGGTAAAATCTCCCCGTCCAACACGAGATTCATCTTCAAAGATCACTTTAGGCTCACTTGTGAGATCGGATACGAGTTACTGCAG GGGAAATTAGGACTGTCATCCTACAAAGCAGTTTGCAAGAAAGATGGAACCTGGGACAAACCGATGGCCACATGCAGCT TGGTTGACTGCACGCGTCCGGATAGCATCTTCAATGGCACAGTTGACTTCACCACCTCGACCTACCAGTCTGTTGCACGTTATAGATGTAACGGCCCTTTCTATGTCATGAAAGGGAATGGAGATG GAAAGTACACGTGTGCCCACGATGGCTACTGGAGGGACTCAAAGGGAAGCAACGCCTTGCCGGAGTGTGAACCAT CTTGTGGGACTCCAACAGTTAGAACCCTGGGACGAATTATTGGGGGACAACAGGCGCTGGAGAAACAGCTCCCATGGCAAGTCCTGCTGGAGGTGGGGGGAGATTTTAAAGGAGGAGCCACACTCCTTTACGACAACTGGGTCCTGACTGCTGCGCACGTGCTACACAACCACGGAGACACCGCCAATGTGAGGGTGAAAATGGGGGTCATTCACAGGGGGGACAGTAACGCTGTACTGGCCGCGTCCGAGAAAATCTTCATTCACAAAGACTACAAGGATGACAATATCAACTTCGACAACGATATCGCGTTGATCAAGCTGGAACACAGAGTGCCCATCAGTGAAAAAATCATGCCGGTCTGCCTGCCTGGTAAAGAAGACAGGTTTGTTGTCAAACCTGAAGAGTATGGCATAGTGTCTGGATGGGGTGTGACGCGAGCTTCAGGTTTAGGACGGGGTTCTCTTTCACTAAAGTATGTGGACTTGCCAGTGGTTGACTTTGAAACATGCAAAGCCGCCTATGAAGGTAAAGTGTCAGACAATGGGCAGCCTCTGATTATCACCGACAACATGATATGTGCCGGATTCAAGACAGGCAAAAAAGATGCCTGCTCTGGGGACAGTGGTGGCCCTTTTGTTTTTTATGACCAGGAAGGAAGCAACTGGTTCCTCGGAGGCATAGTCTCCTGGGGATTGGAGTGTGCAAAGGCTGGGCAGTATGGGTTATACACCAAAGTGACCAATTACCTTCCATGGATAGAGGATATTATTTCAAAGAACCGTTAA
- the LOC121329012 gene encoding DNA fragmentation factor subunit alpha-like isoform X1, with amino-acid sequence MTEEKPCKVCNFSRQKSYGIAVRSLEDLKTKGRETLGMDSKVLVSVVLEDDGTIVEDEAYFMCLPPNTKFMILHSKERWGPATRVDGGTAWLGESIDSDEMDSAFTGTESWRGLAQQLKRDLSSIILMSEEELQCLVDVSCEELARELGHKETKVQSLQDALQRVLDQREEERQSREILQLYLQAAEKETSPASTGCSQEVDDVTDGMEVDSTKETAGQSSKFCQRTLMVLKGKTSPETRLSNQDLQLVLNEGLQNLSAALSWDTEKAKDLLQACEEELEKRLNKVQALQSLRNCTQETEEEGNTQSKRRKKAPFQP; translated from the exons ATGACAGAAGAAAAACCTTGTAAAGTCTGCAACTTTTCACGTCAAAAATCGTATGGAATTGCAGTCCGGTCTCTGGAAGACCTAAAAACTAAAG GACGTGAGACGTTAGGCATGGACTCCAAGGTGCTGGTCTCTGTGGTGTTAGAGGACGATGGCACCATTGTGGAAGATGAGGCATACTTCATGTGCTTACCACCTAACACCAAGTTCATGATTCTGCATAGCAAAGAGAGATGGGGTCCTGCAACCAGAG TTGATGGCGGGACTGCCTGGTTAGGTGAGAGTATTGACAGCGATGAGATGGACAGCGCTTTCACTGGCACCGAATCGTGGAGGGGTCTGGCACAGCAGCTGAAACGAGATCTCTCCAGCATCATACTGATGTCCGAAGAGGAACTCCAG TGTCTTGTGGATGTATCCTGTGAGGAGCTGGCCAGGGAGCTGGGACACAAAGAGACTAAAGTGCAGAGCCTGCAGGACGCCCTCCAGAGGGTTCTGGACCAGAGGGAAGAGGAGCGGCAGTCCAGGGAGATCCTGCAGCTCTACCTTCAGGCTGCAGAGAAGGAAACAAGCCCAGCGAGTACAGGCTGCAGCCAGGAGG TAGATGATGTCACTGATGGAATGGAGGTGGACTCCACCAAGGAGACTGCTGGACAGAGTTCCAAGTTCTGCCAAAGAACACTCATGGTTCTGAAGGGTAAAACGAGCCCTGAAACCAGGCTGTCTAACCAAGACCTGCAG TTGGTGTTGAACGAAGGCTTGCAGAACCTGTCTGCGGCGCTGAGCTGGGACACAGAGAAAGCGAAGGATCTGCTGCAGGCTTGCGAGGAGGAGCTGGAGAAACGCTTAAACAAAGTGCAGGCTTTGCAGTCCCTCAGGAACTGCACCCAGGAGACTGAGGAAGAGGGAAACACACAGTCCAAACGCAGAAAAAAGGCTCCCTTTCAACCTTAA
- the LOC121329012 gene encoding DNA fragmentation factor subunit alpha-like isoform X2 — MTEEKPCKVCNFSRQKSYGIAVRSLEDLKTKGRETLGMDSKVLVSVVLEDDGTIVEDEAYFMCLPPNTKFMILHSKERWGPATRVDGGTAWLGESIDSDEMDSAFTGTESWRGLAQQLKRDLSSIILMSEEELQCLVDVSCEELARELGHKETKVQSLQDALQRVLDQREEERQSREILQLYLQAAEKETSPASTGCSQEDDVTDGMEVDSTKETAGQSSKFCQRTLMVLKGKTSPETRLSNQDLQLVLNEGLQNLSAALSWDTEKAKDLLQACEEELEKRLNKVQALQSLRNCTQETEEEGNTQSKRRKKAPFQP, encoded by the exons ATGACAGAAGAAAAACCTTGTAAAGTCTGCAACTTTTCACGTCAAAAATCGTATGGAATTGCAGTCCGGTCTCTGGAAGACCTAAAAACTAAAG GACGTGAGACGTTAGGCATGGACTCCAAGGTGCTGGTCTCTGTGGTGTTAGAGGACGATGGCACCATTGTGGAAGATGAGGCATACTTCATGTGCTTACCACCTAACACCAAGTTCATGATTCTGCATAGCAAAGAGAGATGGGGTCCTGCAACCAGAG TTGATGGCGGGACTGCCTGGTTAGGTGAGAGTATTGACAGCGATGAGATGGACAGCGCTTTCACTGGCACCGAATCGTGGAGGGGTCTGGCACAGCAGCTGAAACGAGATCTCTCCAGCATCATACTGATGTCCGAAGAGGAACTCCAG TGTCTTGTGGATGTATCCTGTGAGGAGCTGGCCAGGGAGCTGGGACACAAAGAGACTAAAGTGCAGAGCCTGCAGGACGCCCTCCAGAGGGTTCTGGACCAGAGGGAAGAGGAGCGGCAGTCCAGGGAGATCCTGCAGCTCTACCTTCAGGCTGCAGAGAAGGAAACAAGCCCAGCGAGTACAGGCTGCAGCCAGGAGG ATGATGTCACTGATGGAATGGAGGTGGACTCCACCAAGGAGACTGCTGGACAGAGTTCCAAGTTCTGCCAAAGAACACTCATGGTTCTGAAGGGTAAAACGAGCCCTGAAACCAGGCTGTCTAACCAAGACCTGCAG TTGGTGTTGAACGAAGGCTTGCAGAACCTGTCTGCGGCGCTGAGCTGGGACACAGAGAAAGCGAAGGATCTGCTGCAGGCTTGCGAGGAGGAGCTGGAGAAACGCTTAAACAAAGTGCAGGCTTTGCAGTCCCTCAGGAACTGCACCCAGGAGACTGAGGAAGAGGGAAACACACAGTCCAAACGCAGAAAAAAGGCTCCCTTTCAACCTTAA